In one Paraburkholderia azotifigens genomic region, the following are encoded:
- the tssC gene encoding type VI secretion system contractile sheath large subunit, translating to MASNTAASAAARETQTLDAAGAELSLLERIVHEGNMAVEPSQSSYAKKLIGQLASQILDEGMRTSPDKSVVAMINERVAEIDRLLSDQLNAIMHEEAFQELEASWTGLHDMVYGTETGPQLKLRLLNVTKKELLKDLETAVDHDMSTLFKKIYEEEYGTFGGAPYSLLIGDYSFGRHPQDIALLERISKVAAAAHAPFIASASPSLFDLKSFTDLGVTRDLSKTFESAELAAWRSFRDSEDSRYVSLVLPSYAARLPYGAKTKPVENFNFEEDVDGTDHSKYLWANSAYQLGLRITDAFAKYSWSTAIRGVEGGGKVENMVAHTYKTGEGDIVLKCPTEVTITDRREKELNDLGFIALVNSKGSNYATFFGGQTTNRPKVYNKDAANANAQLSARLPYVLAASRFAHYMKVIMRDKVGSFQSRSDIEAYLNNWIADYVLINPSASHAQKARFPLGEGRVDVTEVPGKPGAYRATCFLKPHFQMEELTASIRLVAELPAAAA from the coding sequence ATGGCAAGCAACACTGCGGCCAGTGCGGCCGCGCGCGAAACACAGACGCTCGACGCCGCGGGCGCGGAACTGAGCCTGCTCGAGCGCATCGTTCATGAAGGCAACATGGCTGTCGAGCCGTCGCAAAGCAGCTACGCCAAAAAGCTGATCGGCCAGCTCGCTTCGCAGATTCTCGACGAAGGCATGCGCACGAGCCCGGACAAGAGCGTCGTCGCGATGATCAACGAACGCGTCGCTGAAATCGACAGGCTGCTGTCGGACCAGCTCAACGCGATCATGCACGAAGAAGCGTTCCAGGAGCTCGAGGCGTCGTGGACGGGCCTGCACGACATGGTCTACGGCACGGAAACGGGACCGCAGTTGAAGCTGCGCCTGCTGAACGTGACCAAGAAGGAGCTGCTCAAAGACCTGGAAACGGCTGTCGACCACGACATGAGCACGCTCTTCAAGAAGATCTACGAAGAGGAATACGGCACGTTCGGTGGTGCGCCATATTCGCTGCTGATCGGCGATTACTCGTTTGGCCGTCATCCGCAGGACATCGCGCTGCTCGAGCGCATTTCGAAGGTGGCCGCCGCGGCGCATGCGCCGTTTATCGCGTCCGCATCGCCGAGCCTGTTCGATCTGAAATCATTTACGGATCTTGGCGTCACGCGCGATCTGTCGAAGACCTTCGAGAGCGCCGAACTCGCCGCATGGCGCAGCTTCCGCGATTCGGAAGATTCGCGTTACGTGTCGCTGGTGCTGCCTTCGTATGCTGCACGTCTGCCGTATGGCGCGAAGACGAAGCCCGTCGAAAACTTCAACTTCGAAGAAGATGTCGACGGCACCGATCACAGCAAGTACCTGTGGGCGAATTCGGCCTACCAGCTCGGCCTGCGCATCACCGATGCGTTTGCGAAGTACAGCTGGTCGACGGCAATTCGTGGCGTGGAAGGCGGCGGCAAGGTCGAGAACATGGTCGCACACACGTACAAGACGGGCGAAGGCGACATCGTCCTCAAGTGCCCGACGGAAGTGACGATCACTGATCGCCGCGAGAAAGAACTGAACGACCTCGGCTTCATCGCACTGGTGAATTCGAAGGGCTCGAACTACGCGACCTTCTTCGGCGGCCAGACGACCAACCGCCCGAAGGTGTACAACAAGGACGCCGCCAACGCGAACGCGCAACTGTCGGCGCGTCTGCCGTACGTGCTCGCTGCATCGCGCTTCGCTCACTACATGAAAGTGATCATGCGCGACAAGGTCGGCAGCTTCCAGTCGCGCAGCGATATCGAGGCGTATCTGAACAACTGGATCGCTGACTACGTGCTGATCAATCCGTCGGCGTCGCACGCACAGAAGGCGCGTTTCCCGCTCGGCGAAGGGCGCGTGGACGTCACGGAAGTGCCCGGCAAGCCCGGCGCATACCGCGCGACCTGTTTCCTGAAGCCGCATTTCCAGATGGAAGAACTGACCGCGTCGATTCGTCTCGTCGCGGAACTGCCGGCAGCGGCAGCCTGA
- the tssB gene encoding type VI secretion system contractile sheath small subunit, translating into MSNSLQKWVGRNRPPRVQITYDVEVGDAVEKRELPLVVGLLADLSGQPETPLPKLKERRLVEIDRDNFDEIMGKIAPRLDLSVADTLKGEGNIKVELKFEKFEDFHPESIVKQVPRLARLLEARQQLRDLLAKLDGNDELDSMLERIVQNSEELKKVQSQAHASDAPAAASAAPAAAEAAAEPAAPAEDTPAA; encoded by the coding sequence ATGTCGAACAGTTTGCAGAAATGGGTAGGACGCAATCGTCCGCCGCGCGTCCAGATTACCTATGACGTAGAAGTCGGCGACGCAGTCGAGAAGCGTGAGCTTCCGCTGGTGGTCGGTTTGCTTGCCGATCTGTCGGGTCAGCCCGAAACGCCCCTGCCCAAGCTCAAGGAGCGTCGACTGGTCGAAATCGACCGCGACAATTTCGACGAGATCATGGGCAAGATTGCTCCGCGTCTCGATCTCTCGGTTGCCGACACGCTTAAAGGCGAGGGCAACATCAAGGTCGAACTGAAGTTCGAGAAGTTCGAAGACTTTCATCCGGAAAGCATCGTCAAGCAGGTGCCGCGTCTGGCCAGGCTGCTTGAAGCGCGCCAACAACTTCGAGATCTGCTCGCCAAGCTCGACGGCAACGACGAACTCGATTCGATGCTCGAGCGCATTGTGCAGAACAGTGAGGAACTGAAGAAAGTTCAAAGTCAGGCGCATGCCAGCGACGCTCCCGCAGCTGCTTCGGCAGCACCCGCGGCGGCCGAGGCAGCGGCCGAGCCGGCCGCTCCCGCCGAGGACACGCCTGCGGCCTGA
- the tssF gene encoding type VI secretion system baseplate subunit TssF gives MAPDDILQYYKRELSYLRVQGADFARRYPKIASRLALHGTESLDPHTERLIEATAFLAARVHRDLDQEFPQVASALLDNVCPSLVQPVPSMTVAQFDLDPAQGKVTAGFLVPRHTGLQARTETGETCRFRTAWDTVLWPLKISRAAFGDDSTLRITLECAPGVDFSELELKQLRIHLHGDWMVTMPLYELLVSGVADVSVRPEGRAAATLLPARAWREVGYAEADDVLPRPPNAQPAYSLMQEYFAFPRKFHFFDLHHLEGRLGSGRRCEIVLHLDRASRGLGMLRAEHFQLGSTPIMNLFSQTSEPIVVDHRHYEYRLVADQRRESMTEIHSIASVVASDPSSDRVTTVPGFAAIDHVDTNASTVFWSARREHSLRENVPGTDMFLSFVDATNTKSDPGTPVIYANVLCTNRRLAEHVPVGARLMVEKVSQNTRVRCLYEPTAQRSPSLGSETLWRLISLLTLNYHSLVSGATGRAQLQEMLRLFASDGTREQDQIRGIRSVEARSVTAHVGSDAWRGYCRGTEVTVEFDPETFVGGSPLLMGAVLARFFAMYTSVNSFVRLVVRRGDEIWKQWEPMTGCQQLL, from the coding sequence ATGGCGCCCGACGATATCCTTCAGTACTACAAGCGCGAACTCTCGTACCTGCGCGTGCAAGGTGCCGATTTCGCTCGCCGTTACCCGAAGATTGCATCGCGGCTCGCGCTGCATGGCACGGAATCGCTCGACCCGCACACGGAGCGGTTGATCGAAGCGACGGCCTTTCTTGCCGCGCGGGTTCACCGCGATCTCGATCAGGAGTTTCCGCAGGTCGCATCGGCGTTGCTCGACAACGTGTGTCCTTCGCTCGTGCAGCCTGTGCCGTCGATGACGGTCGCGCAGTTCGATCTCGACCCAGCCCAGGGCAAGGTCACTGCGGGGTTTCTGGTGCCGCGTCACACGGGCCTGCAGGCCCGTACGGAAACGGGCGAAACCTGCCGTTTCCGCACGGCGTGGGACACGGTGCTGTGGCCGCTGAAGATCAGTCGCGCCGCGTTCGGCGATGATTCGACGCTGCGCATCACGCTCGAATGCGCACCGGGCGTGGATTTTTCCGAACTCGAACTGAAGCAGTTGCGCATCCACCTCCACGGCGACTGGATGGTGACGATGCCGCTTTATGAATTGCTGGTGTCGGGCGTGGCGGATGTTTCCGTTCGACCGGAAGGCCGCGCAGCCGCAACGCTGCTGCCGGCGCGCGCGTGGCGCGAAGTGGGCTACGCGGAAGCCGACGACGTATTGCCGCGTCCGCCCAACGCACAACCGGCCTATTCGCTGATGCAGGAGTACTTCGCCTTTCCGCGCAAGTTCCATTTCTTCGATCTGCACCATCTGGAAGGGCGACTTGGATCAGGGCGCCGCTGCGAGATCGTGCTTCATCTCGATCGTGCGTCGCGCGGCCTCGGGATGCTGCGTGCCGAACATTTTCAGCTTGGCAGCACGCCCATCATGAATCTGTTCTCGCAAACGAGCGAGCCGATCGTCGTCGACCATCGACACTACGAATACAGGCTCGTCGCCGACCAACGGCGCGAGTCGATGACAGAAATTCATTCGATCGCTTCTGTCGTCGCGTCGGACCCGTCGTCGGACCGGGTGACAACGGTGCCGGGTTTTGCCGCCATCGATCACGTCGACACGAACGCCAGCACCGTTTTCTGGTCGGCACGGCGCGAACATAGCCTGCGCGAAAACGTGCCCGGCACGGACATGTTCCTGAGTTTCGTCGATGCCACCAACACGAAGTCCGATCCAGGCACGCCTGTGATCTACGCGAACGTACTGTGCACGAACCGGCGGCTGGCGGAACACGTGCCCGTTGGCGCTCGCCTGATGGTCGAGAAGGTGTCGCAGAACACGCGCGTGCGCTGTCTTTATGAGCCGACCGCGCAGCGCAGTCCTTCGCTCGGCAGCGAGACACTGTGGCGGCTGATTTCGCTGCTCACGCTCAACTATCACTCGCTGGTGAGCGGTGCAACGGGGCGGGCGCAGTTGCAGGAGATGCTGCGGCTTTTCGCATCCGATGGCACGCGCGAGCAGGACCAGATTCGCGGTATCCGCAGCGTGGAAGCGCGCAGCGTCACCGCGCATGTCGGCAGTGACGCGTGGCGCGGCTACTGCCGTGGCACCGAGGTCACCGTCGAGTTCGATCCCGAGACCTTTGTCGGCGGCTCGCCTTTGCTGATGGGCGCCGTGCTCGCGCGCTTCTTCGCGATGTACACGTCGGTCAATTCCTTTGTGCGGCTGGTCGTGCGCCGTGGAGACGAGATATGGAAGCAATGGGAGCCGATGACGGGCTGCCAGCAGCTGCTCTGA
- the tssE gene encoding type VI secretion system baseplate subunit TssE, which yields MPAIVSGSSMPLFDRLAASGEAPLSSADALRESVARELARLLNTRSRLTFEQFAVSDGTVLDYGVPDFSERSLHSGPDRDAIAAVVKRAITLFEPRLANVTVGFVFPSDHSTHAVLTIGAELRSGNNVAHVAFELAAGSHTVSDVRSTAEI from the coding sequence ATGCCGGCAATCGTCAGCGGTTCTTCGATGCCACTGTTCGACCGCCTCGCCGCCAGCGGCGAGGCGCCGCTCTCAAGCGCCGACGCGCTGCGGGAGTCGGTTGCGCGCGAGCTTGCCAGATTGCTCAATACGCGATCGCGCCTGACGTTCGAACAATTCGCGGTGAGCGACGGCACCGTGCTCGACTACGGCGTGCCGGACTTTTCCGAAAGGTCGTTGCATTCCGGTCCGGACCGGGACGCCATTGCCGCTGTCGTCAAGCGCGCGATTACGCTGTTCGAACCGCGTCTCGCCAACGTTACCGTGGGCTTTGTGTTCCCGTCCGATCACTCGACGCATGCGGTACTGACCATCGGCGCAGAATTGCGCTCGGGTAACAACGTCGCGCACGTCGCCTTCGAACTGGCGGCCGGCAGTCACACGGTCAGCGATGTCCGCAGCACGGCTGAGATCTGA
- a CDS encoding Hcp family type VI secretion system effector: MDTVLLKIKDIKGNSTLDGATDQIVLYSYSIGVSISMNRDVGNTERTMGRPSFQEFSLSKATDQATPALYSACAAGTKLGDATISIGRNENGKFMSLLTYTLSDAMISSIVTSGGGESADTFSINFSKITTVYTQQNVDSTKKGTASFGWDLSKNVSAPPAA; this comes from the coding sequence ATGGATACCGTTCTTCTTAAGATCAAGGACATCAAGGGCAATTCGACGCTCGACGGCGCGACGGATCAGATCGTGCTGTACTCGTATTCGATCGGCGTGTCGATCTCGATGAACCGCGACGTCGGCAATACGGAACGCACGATGGGCCGTCCGAGCTTTCAGGAATTCAGCCTGAGCAAGGCGACCGATCAGGCCACGCCGGCGCTGTATTCGGCTTGCGCTGCCGGCACCAAGCTCGGCGACGCAACGATTTCGATCGGCCGTAACGAGAATGGCAAGTTCATGTCGCTGCTCACCTACACGCTGAGCGACGCGATGATTTCGTCGATTGTGACGAGCGGCGGCGGCGAGTCGGCGGACACCTTCTCGATCAACTTCTCGAAGATCACGACCGTCTACACGCAGCAGAACGTCGACTCGACGAAGAAGGGCACGGCCTCGTTCGGCTGGGATCTGTCGAAGAACGTGTCGGCGCCTCCGGCGGCCTGA
- the tssG gene encoding type VI secretion system baseplate subunit TssG has protein sequence MEAMGADDGLPAAALIARLKANPQSFDLFQAISLLERAAPWARPLGRGNGLGEAVRFVGHVSLAFEPSDIRSVREHAGSPDGEHVDAADEHEQTSRERHGAHDMHASYTVTTPVLTLAGANGPLPMAYTELVLARRAQRDTATADLLDIFNHRFLSFLYRSRKKHAPGLNWRSPHGSALAAALDALSNLGLRAGANGPNHGPHGERLWMRHAGLLGAAPRSMTGLCTLLADRLGLKVRGAQFVGGWREIDVADSLRLARAGSRAPRLGGAAVLGRRTWDEANGICIEFPELTKARFEALLPGGRDHAMAAWLIRSYLQQDFDVQFVLHLVPQRVDCAAGGLRAARLGWTSWLGGTNNDTHTPKPVRLAMREAAVPAPMNL, from the coding sequence ATGGAAGCAATGGGAGCCGATGACGGGCTGCCAGCAGCTGCTCTGATCGCCCGTCTCAAGGCGAATCCGCAGAGCTTCGATCTGTTCCAGGCGATCAGTCTGCTGGAACGGGCTGCGCCATGGGCGCGGCCGCTTGGACGCGGCAACGGTCTCGGTGAGGCTGTGCGCTTCGTCGGGCACGTTTCGCTCGCGTTCGAGCCGAGCGATATTCGCAGCGTACGGGAACATGCCGGATCGCCCGATGGCGAGCATGTCGATGCCGCGGACGAACACGAGCAAACATCGCGCGAGCGGCATGGCGCGCACGACATGCACGCCAGCTATACGGTGACGACGCCCGTACTCACGCTGGCAGGGGCGAACGGTCCGCTGCCGATGGCCTATACGGAGCTGGTGCTGGCGCGGCGCGCTCAACGCGACACGGCGACGGCGGATCTGCTCGATATCTTCAACCATCGCTTTCTGTCGTTCCTTTATCGCAGCCGCAAGAAGCACGCGCCAGGCTTGAACTGGCGTTCGCCGCATGGCTCCGCACTCGCGGCGGCGCTCGATGCGTTGAGCAACCTCGGGCTGCGCGCGGGCGCGAATGGTCCGAATCACGGCCCGCACGGCGAACGTCTATGGATGCGCCATGCGGGCCTGCTCGGCGCCGCGCCGCGTTCGATGACGGGCTTGTGCACGCTGCTTGCCGATCGGCTCGGCCTCAAGGTGCGCGGTGCGCAGTTCGTCGGCGGCTGGCGCGAGATCGATGTCGCCGATTCACTGCGCCTCGCGCGCGCCGGTTCGCGAGCACCGCGTCTGGGCGGCGCTGCGGTGCTCGGGCGCCGCACGTGGGACGAAGCGAATGGCATCTGCATCGAGTTTCCCGAACTGACGAAGGCGCGCTTCGAAGCGTTGCTGCCCGGTGGCCGAGATCACGCGATGGCCGCGTGGCTCATCAGGTCGTATCTGCAGCAGGACTTCGACGTGCAGTTCGTGCTGCATCTCGTGCCGCAACGCGTCGATTGCGCGGCGGGCGGATTGCGCGCGGCGCGGCTCGGATGGACCTCCTGGCTGGGCGGCACGAATAACGACACTCACACGCCGAAGCCGGTGCGCCTCGCCATGCGCGAAGCCGCTGTGCCCGCGCCGATGAATCTCTGA